One genomic segment of Penaeus chinensis breed Huanghai No. 1 chromosome 13, ASM1920278v2, whole genome shotgun sequence includes these proteins:
- the LOC125031697 gene encoding GTP cyclohydrolase 1-like, with protein sequence MPFINDFSSSHVDAGHMNGSATTSLNGTASLMNSSMASVTNGAATTNGTIAGIASRPSHMHERDVEEIKKRLRNTTVDKSRTSADHKPPAREDLIPELAASYRSLLNDLGEDPTRKGLLKTPERAAKAMLFFTKGYDQTIQDVMNNAVFEEDTEDMVIVKDIEMFSTCEHHLVPFWGKVSVGYLPNKKVLGLSKVARIVEVFSRRLQVQERLTKQIAEAIVEAVQPAGVAVVVEGTHMCMVMRGVQKINATTTTSSMLGEFRTNPKTREEFLSLLK encoded by the exons ATGCCTTTTATCAACGACTTCTCTAGCTCACACGTGGACGCAGGGCACATGAACGGCTCGGCGACCACCTCCCTTAACGGCACAGCATCTCTCATGAACAGCTCGATGGCCTCTGTCACGAACGGCGCCGCGACCACCAACGGAACGATCGCCGGCATCGCCAGCAGGCCGAGTCACATGCACGAGAGGGACGTCGAGGAGATTAAGAAGCGGCTGCGGAACACGACGGTGGACAAGTCGAGGACTTCGGCAG ACCACAAGCCTCCAGCGCGCGAGGACTTGATCCCCGAGCTGGCCGCCAGCTACCGCTCCCTCCTGAATGACCTCGGCGAGGACCCGACTCGCAAAGGACTCCTCAAGACGCCCGAGAGGGCAGCCAAAGCCATGCTCTTCTTCACCAAAGGATACGACCAGACTATTCAGG acGTGATGAACAACGCCGTGTTCGAGGAGGACACGGAGGACATGGTCATCGTGAAGGACATCGAGATGTTTTCCACGTGCGAGCACCACCTGGTTCCCTTCTGGGGCAAGGTGTCGGTCGGTTACCTGCCCAACAAGAAGGTCCTCGGCTTGTCCAAGGTCGCTAG AATCGTCGAAGTCTTCAGCCGTAGATTGCaag TCCAAGAGAGGCTGACCAAGCAGATTGCGGAAGCCATCGTGGAGGCCGTTCAGCCCGCCGGCGTCGCTGTCGTGGTGGAAGGAAC CCACATGTGCATGGTGATGCGCGGCGTTCAGAAGATCAACGCCACGACGACCACGTCTTCAATGCTCGGAGAATTCAGGACCAATCCGAAGACACGAGAAGAGTTTCTGTCTCTGCTGAAGTAA